In Sphaerodactylus townsendi isolate TG3544 linkage group LG13, MPM_Stown_v2.3, whole genome shotgun sequence, one DNA window encodes the following:
- the AP1B1 gene encoding AP-1 complex subunit beta-1 isoform X4, which yields MTDSKYFTTTKKGEIFELKAELNSDKKEKKKEAVKKVIASMTVGKDVSALFPDVVNCMQTDNLELKKLVYLYLMNYAKSQPDMAIMAVNTFVKDCEDPNPLIRALAVRTMGCIRVDKITEYLCEPLRKCLKDEDPYVRKTAAVCVAKLHDINAQLVEDQGFLDTLKDLISDSNPMVVANAVAALSEIAESHPSSNLLDLNPQSINKLLTALNECTEWGQIFILDCLANYMPKDDREAQSICERVTPRLSHANSAVVLSAVKVLMKFMEMLSKDLDYYGTLLKKLAPPLVTLLSAEPELQYVALRNINLIVQKRPEILKHEMKVFFVKYNDPIYVKLEKLDIMIRLASQANIAQVLAELKEYATEVDVDFVRKAVRAIGRCAIKVEQSAERCVSTLLDLIQTKVNYVVQEAIVVIKDIFRKYPNKYESVIATLCENLDSLDEPEARAAMIWIVGEYAERIDNADELLESFLEGFHDESTQVQLQLLTAIVKLFLKKPTETQELVQQVLSLATQDSDNPDLRDRGYIYWRLLSTDPVAAKEVVLAEKPLISEETDLIEPTLLDELICYIGTLASVYHKPPSAFVEGSRGIVHKNLPPRTGSSESAESPDVAPVGAPPSEQPAVIPTQGDLLGDLLNLDLGPPVSGPPVATSSVQMGAVDLLGGGLDSLMGGPSFAAPSAVMPQNLGAPLGGGLGDLFDLAGGVGTLSGSYVAPKTVWLPAVKAKGLEISGTFSRQVGSISMDLVLANKALQVMSDFAIQFNRNSFGLAPAAPLQVHAPLAPNQSVEISLPLNTVGSVMKMDPLNNLQVAVKNNIDVFYFSTLYPLHILFVEDGKMERQMFLATWKDIPNENEAQFQIKDCPLNADAVSSKLQGSNIFTIAKRNVEGQDMLYQSLKLTNGIWVLAELRIQPGNANFTLSLKCRAPEVAQHVFQAYETILKN from the exons ATGACAGATTCAAAGTACTTCACCACTACTAAGAAAG GGGAGATATTTGAGCTGAAGGCAGAGCTGAACAGtgacaagaaagaaaagaagaaagaggctGTGAAGAAGGTGATTGCCTCGATGACAGTTGGCAAAGATGTCAG cGCTCTCTTTCCAGATGTTGTCAATTGCATGCAGACAGACAATCTGGAACTGAAGAAGCTGGTTTACCTTTACCTGATGAATTATGCCAAGAGCCAGCCAGATATGGCCATCATGGCTGTGAATACGTTTGTCAAG GATTGTGAAGATCCAAACCCCCTTATTCGGGCCCTGGCAGTACGTACAATGGGCTGCATCCGGGTTGATAAGATAACAGAGTATCTGTGTGAGCCGCTGAGGAAGTGTTTGAAGGATGAGGACCCCTATGTGCGTAAGACGGCAGCAGTCTGCGTTGCAAAGCTTCACGACATCAATGCGCAACTAGTGGAGGACCAGGGCTTTTTGGATACCTTGAAGGACCTGATATCGGATTCCAACCCTATG GTGGTAGCCAACGCAGTCGCAGCCCTCTCAGAGATAGCAGAATCCCACCCGAGCAGCAACCTGCTAGACCTGAACCCGCAGTCGATCAATAAGCTGCTGACGGCCTTGAACGAATGCACAGAATGGGGCCAGATCTTCATCCTCGACTGCCTGGCCAACTACATGCCCAAGGACGACCGCGAGGCCCAGAG CATCTGCGAGCGGGTGACCCCCCGGCTGTCCCATGCCAACTCTGCCGTAGTCCTTTCAGCAGTGAAAGTGTTAATGAAGTTCATGGAGATGCTCTCCAAGGACCTGGATTATTACGGCACGTTGCTGAAGAAACTGGCTCCCCCGCTTGTCACCCTGCTGTCGGCAGAGCCCGAGCTGCAGTATGTGGCGCTCCGCAACATCAACCTCATAGTGCAGAAAAG GCCTGAAATCCTGAAACACGAGATGAAAGTTTTCTTTGTGAAGTACAATGACCCGATCTACGTCAAATTGGAGAAACTGGACATCATGATCCGCCTTGCCTCCCAAGCCAATATTGCGCAG GTCCTTGCTGAGCTGAAGGAGTATGCGACAGAAGTGGATGTGGACTTTGTGAGGAAAGCCGTCCGAGCCATTGGCCGTTGTGCCATCAAGGTTGAG CAATCTGCCGAGCGTTGTGTGAGCACACTGCTTGACCTCATCCAAACCAAGGTCAACTATGTGGTGCAGGAGGCCATTGTTGTCATCAAGGACATTTTCCGCAAATACCCCAACAA GTATGAGAGTGTGATCGCCACCCTGTGTGAGAACTTGGACTCCCTGGATGAGCCAGAGGCCCGAGCTGCCATGATCTGGATTGTGGGAGAATACGCCGAGCGCATTGACAATGCGGATGAGTTGCTGGAGAGTTTCCTGGAGGGGTTCCATGATGAGAGCACTCAG GTGCAGCTGCAGTTGCTGACGGCCATCGTAAAGCTTTTCCTCAAGAAGCCCACCGAAACCCAGGAGCTGGTGCAGCAGGTTCTGAGTTTGGCTACACAG GACTCGGACAACCCTGACCTGAGAGACCGTGGCTACATCTACTGGCGTCTGCTTTCAACTGATCCCGTGGCAGCCAAGGAAGTGGTCCTGGCTGAGAAGCCCCTCATCTCCGAGGAGACAGACCTGATTGAACCCACTCTGCTGGACGAGCTGATCTGCTACATTGGCACGCTGGCCTCTGTCTATCACAAGCCCCCCAGCGCCTTTGTGGAGGGAAGCAGAGGCATTGTTCACAAGAACCTCCCGCCCCGTACAGGCTC AAGTGAGAGTGCAGAAAGCCCGGATGTTGCTCCTGTGGGGGCTCCACCTTCCGAGCAGCCTGCTGTCATCCCCACACAGGGTGACCTCTTGGGTGACCTACTGAATCTCGATCTTGGACCACCAGTGAGTGGCCCTCCAGTTGCCACGTCATCAGTGCAGATGGGAGCTGTGGACCTTCTGGGTGGTGGTCTGGACAGCCTG ATGGGTGGGCCCAGCTTTGCAGCTCCCAGTGCAGTCATGCCCCAAAACTTGGGGGCACCCCTTGGAGGCGGTTTGGGGGACCTCTTTGACCTGGCTGGCGGTGTGGGCACTTTGTCAGGATCTTACGTGGCTCCCAAAACT GTGTGGCTCCCAGCTGTGAAAGCCAAaggcctggagatttcagggaccTTCAGCCGCCAGGTGGGCTCCATCAGCATGGATCTGGTCCTAGCTAACAAGGCCCTGCAAGTCATGTCCGATTTTGCCATCCAGTTCAACCGGAACAG CTTTGGTTTGGCTCCCGCTGCTCCTCTTCAAGTCCATGCCCCTCTTGCCCCGAACCAGAGTGTGGAAATCTCCCTTCCCCTGAACACAGTTGGCTCAGTCATGAAGATGGATCCTCTTAATAACCTTCAG GTGGCCGTGAAAAACAACATAGATGTGTTCTATTTCAGCACCCTCTACCCTCTGCACATTCTCTTTGTGGAAGATGGGAAAATGG AGCGGCAGATGTTCCTGGCTACCTGGAAAGACATCCCAAATGAGAACGAAGCACAATTTCAGATAAAAGACTGTCCTCTCAACGCAG ATGCAGTTAGTAGCAAACTACAGGGCAGCAATATCTTCACCATAGCGAAGAGGAACGTGGAAGGCCAAGATATGCTGTACCAGTCGCTGAAGCTGACCAATGGAATCTGGGTCTTGGCAGAACTGCGAATCCAACCAGGGAATGCAAACTTCACG
- the AP1B1 gene encoding AP-1 complex subunit beta-1 isoform X1, with amino-acid sequence MTDSKYFTTTKKGEIFELKAELNSDKKEKKKEAVKKVIASMTVGKDVSALFPDVVNCMQTDNLELKKLVYLYLMNYAKSQPDMAIMAVNTFVKDCEDPNPLIRALAVRTMGCIRVDKITEYLCEPLRKCLKDEDPYVRKTAAVCVAKLHDINAQLVEDQGFLDTLKDLISDSNPMVVANAVAALSEIAESHPSSNLLDLNPQSINKLLTALNECTEWGQIFILDCLANYMPKDDREAQSICERVTPRLSHANSAVVLSAVKVLMKFMEMLSKDLDYYGTLLKKLAPPLVTLLSAEPELQYVALRNINLIVQKRPEILKHEMKVFFVKYNDPIYVKLEKLDIMIRLASQANIAQVLAELKEYATEVDVDFVRKAVRAIGRCAIKVEQSAERCVSTLLDLIQTKVNYVVQEAIVVIKDIFRKYPNKYESVIATLCENLDSLDEPEARAAMIWIVGEYAERIDNADELLESFLEGFHDESTQVQLQLLTAIVKLFLKKPTETQELVQQVLSLATQDSDNPDLRDRGYIYWRLLSTDPVAAKEVVLAEKPLISEETDLIEPTLLDELICYIGTLASVYHKPPSAFVEGSRGIVHKNLPPRTGSSESAESPDVAPVGAPPSEQPAVIPTQGDLLGDLLNLDLGPPVSGPPVATSSVQMGAVDLLGGGLDSLMGDEAEGMGGPSFAAPSAVMPQNLGAPLGGGLGDLFDLAGGVGTLSGSYVAPKTVWLPAVKAKGLEISGTFSRQVGSISMDLVLANKALQVMSDFAIQFNRNSFGLAPAAPLQVHAPLAPNQSVEISLPLNTVGSVMKMDPLNNLQVAVKNNIDVFYFSTLYPLHILFVEDGKMERQMFLATWKDIPNENEAQFQIKDCPLNADAVSSKLQGSNIFTIAKRNVEGQDMLYQSLKLTNGIWVLAELRIQPGNANFTDLELSLKCRAPEVAQHVFQAYETILKN; translated from the exons ATGACAGATTCAAAGTACTTCACCACTACTAAGAAAG GGGAGATATTTGAGCTGAAGGCAGAGCTGAACAGtgacaagaaagaaaagaagaaagaggctGTGAAGAAGGTGATTGCCTCGATGACAGTTGGCAAAGATGTCAG cGCTCTCTTTCCAGATGTTGTCAATTGCATGCAGACAGACAATCTGGAACTGAAGAAGCTGGTTTACCTTTACCTGATGAATTATGCCAAGAGCCAGCCAGATATGGCCATCATGGCTGTGAATACGTTTGTCAAG GATTGTGAAGATCCAAACCCCCTTATTCGGGCCCTGGCAGTACGTACAATGGGCTGCATCCGGGTTGATAAGATAACAGAGTATCTGTGTGAGCCGCTGAGGAAGTGTTTGAAGGATGAGGACCCCTATGTGCGTAAGACGGCAGCAGTCTGCGTTGCAAAGCTTCACGACATCAATGCGCAACTAGTGGAGGACCAGGGCTTTTTGGATACCTTGAAGGACCTGATATCGGATTCCAACCCTATG GTGGTAGCCAACGCAGTCGCAGCCCTCTCAGAGATAGCAGAATCCCACCCGAGCAGCAACCTGCTAGACCTGAACCCGCAGTCGATCAATAAGCTGCTGACGGCCTTGAACGAATGCACAGAATGGGGCCAGATCTTCATCCTCGACTGCCTGGCCAACTACATGCCCAAGGACGACCGCGAGGCCCAGAG CATCTGCGAGCGGGTGACCCCCCGGCTGTCCCATGCCAACTCTGCCGTAGTCCTTTCAGCAGTGAAAGTGTTAATGAAGTTCATGGAGATGCTCTCCAAGGACCTGGATTATTACGGCACGTTGCTGAAGAAACTGGCTCCCCCGCTTGTCACCCTGCTGTCGGCAGAGCCCGAGCTGCAGTATGTGGCGCTCCGCAACATCAACCTCATAGTGCAGAAAAG GCCTGAAATCCTGAAACACGAGATGAAAGTTTTCTTTGTGAAGTACAATGACCCGATCTACGTCAAATTGGAGAAACTGGACATCATGATCCGCCTTGCCTCCCAAGCCAATATTGCGCAG GTCCTTGCTGAGCTGAAGGAGTATGCGACAGAAGTGGATGTGGACTTTGTGAGGAAAGCCGTCCGAGCCATTGGCCGTTGTGCCATCAAGGTTGAG CAATCTGCCGAGCGTTGTGTGAGCACACTGCTTGACCTCATCCAAACCAAGGTCAACTATGTGGTGCAGGAGGCCATTGTTGTCATCAAGGACATTTTCCGCAAATACCCCAACAA GTATGAGAGTGTGATCGCCACCCTGTGTGAGAACTTGGACTCCCTGGATGAGCCAGAGGCCCGAGCTGCCATGATCTGGATTGTGGGAGAATACGCCGAGCGCATTGACAATGCGGATGAGTTGCTGGAGAGTTTCCTGGAGGGGTTCCATGATGAGAGCACTCAG GTGCAGCTGCAGTTGCTGACGGCCATCGTAAAGCTTTTCCTCAAGAAGCCCACCGAAACCCAGGAGCTGGTGCAGCAGGTTCTGAGTTTGGCTACACAG GACTCGGACAACCCTGACCTGAGAGACCGTGGCTACATCTACTGGCGTCTGCTTTCAACTGATCCCGTGGCAGCCAAGGAAGTGGTCCTGGCTGAGAAGCCCCTCATCTCCGAGGAGACAGACCTGATTGAACCCACTCTGCTGGACGAGCTGATCTGCTACATTGGCACGCTGGCCTCTGTCTATCACAAGCCCCCCAGCGCCTTTGTGGAGGGAAGCAGAGGCATTGTTCACAAGAACCTCCCGCCCCGTACAGGCTC AAGTGAGAGTGCAGAAAGCCCGGATGTTGCTCCTGTGGGGGCTCCACCTTCCGAGCAGCCTGCTGTCATCCCCACACAGGGTGACCTCTTGGGTGACCTACTGAATCTCGATCTTGGACCACCAGTGAGTGGCCCTCCAGTTGCCACGTCATCAGTGCAGATGGGAGCTGTGGACCTTCTGGGTGGTGGTCTGGACAGCCTG ATGGGGGACGAAGCCGAAGGG ATGGGTGGGCCCAGCTTTGCAGCTCCCAGTGCAGTCATGCCCCAAAACTTGGGGGCACCCCTTGGAGGCGGTTTGGGGGACCTCTTTGACCTGGCTGGCGGTGTGGGCACTTTGTCAGGATCTTACGTGGCTCCCAAAACT GTGTGGCTCCCAGCTGTGAAAGCCAAaggcctggagatttcagggaccTTCAGCCGCCAGGTGGGCTCCATCAGCATGGATCTGGTCCTAGCTAACAAGGCCCTGCAAGTCATGTCCGATTTTGCCATCCAGTTCAACCGGAACAG CTTTGGTTTGGCTCCCGCTGCTCCTCTTCAAGTCCATGCCCCTCTTGCCCCGAACCAGAGTGTGGAAATCTCCCTTCCCCTGAACACAGTTGGCTCAGTCATGAAGATGGATCCTCTTAATAACCTTCAG GTGGCCGTGAAAAACAACATAGATGTGTTCTATTTCAGCACCCTCTACCCTCTGCACATTCTCTTTGTGGAAGATGGGAAAATGG AGCGGCAGATGTTCCTGGCTACCTGGAAAGACATCCCAAATGAGAACGAAGCACAATTTCAGATAAAAGACTGTCCTCTCAACGCAG ATGCAGTTAGTAGCAAACTACAGGGCAGCAATATCTTCACCATAGCGAAGAGGAACGTGGAAGGCCAAGATATGCTGTACCAGTCGCTGAAGCTGACCAATGGAATCTGGGTCTTGGCAGAACTGCGAATCCAACCAGGGAATGCAAACTTCACG
- the AP1B1 gene encoding AP-1 complex subunit beta-1 isoform X3, translating into MTDSKYFTTTKKGEIFELKAELNSDKKEKKKEAVKKVIASMTVGKDVSALFPDVVNCMQTDNLELKKLVYLYLMNYAKSQPDMAIMAVNTFVKDCEDPNPLIRALAVRTMGCIRVDKITEYLCEPLRKCLKDEDPYVRKTAAVCVAKLHDINAQLVEDQGFLDTLKDLISDSNPMVVANAVAALSEIAESHPSSNLLDLNPQSINKLLTALNECTEWGQIFILDCLANYMPKDDREAQSICERVTPRLSHANSAVVLSAVKVLMKFMEMLSKDLDYYGTLLKKLAPPLVTLLSAEPELQYVALRNINLIVQKRPEILKHEMKVFFVKYNDPIYVKLEKLDIMIRLASQANIAQVLAELKEYATEVDVDFVRKAVRAIGRCAIKVEQSAERCVSTLLDLIQTKVNYVVQEAIVVIKDIFRKYPNKYESVIATLCENLDSLDEPEARAAMIWIVGEYAERIDNADELLESFLEGFHDESTQVQLQLLTAIVKLFLKKPTETQELVQQVLSLATQDSDNPDLRDRGYIYWRLLSTDPVAAKEVVLAEKPLISEETDLIEPTLLDELICYIGTLASVYHKPPSAFVEGSRGIVHKNLPPRTGSSESAESPDVAPVGAPPSEQPAVIPTQGDLLGDLLNLDLGPPVSGPPVATSSVQMGAVDLLGGGLDSLMGGPSFAAPSAVMPQNLGAPLGGGLGDLFDLAGGVGTLSGSYVAPKTVWLPAVKAKGLEISGTFSRQVGSISMDLVLANKALQVMSDFAIQFNRNSFGLAPAAPLQVHAPLAPNQSVEISLPLNTVGSVMKMDPLNNLQVAVKNNIDVFYFSTLYPLHILFVEDGKMERQMFLATWKDIPNENEAQFQIKDCPLNADAVSSKLQGSNIFTIAKRNVEGQDMLYQSLKLTNGIWVLAELRIQPGNANFTDLELSLKCRAPEVAQHVFQAYETILKN; encoded by the exons ATGACAGATTCAAAGTACTTCACCACTACTAAGAAAG GGGAGATATTTGAGCTGAAGGCAGAGCTGAACAGtgacaagaaagaaaagaagaaagaggctGTGAAGAAGGTGATTGCCTCGATGACAGTTGGCAAAGATGTCAG cGCTCTCTTTCCAGATGTTGTCAATTGCATGCAGACAGACAATCTGGAACTGAAGAAGCTGGTTTACCTTTACCTGATGAATTATGCCAAGAGCCAGCCAGATATGGCCATCATGGCTGTGAATACGTTTGTCAAG GATTGTGAAGATCCAAACCCCCTTATTCGGGCCCTGGCAGTACGTACAATGGGCTGCATCCGGGTTGATAAGATAACAGAGTATCTGTGTGAGCCGCTGAGGAAGTGTTTGAAGGATGAGGACCCCTATGTGCGTAAGACGGCAGCAGTCTGCGTTGCAAAGCTTCACGACATCAATGCGCAACTAGTGGAGGACCAGGGCTTTTTGGATACCTTGAAGGACCTGATATCGGATTCCAACCCTATG GTGGTAGCCAACGCAGTCGCAGCCCTCTCAGAGATAGCAGAATCCCACCCGAGCAGCAACCTGCTAGACCTGAACCCGCAGTCGATCAATAAGCTGCTGACGGCCTTGAACGAATGCACAGAATGGGGCCAGATCTTCATCCTCGACTGCCTGGCCAACTACATGCCCAAGGACGACCGCGAGGCCCAGAG CATCTGCGAGCGGGTGACCCCCCGGCTGTCCCATGCCAACTCTGCCGTAGTCCTTTCAGCAGTGAAAGTGTTAATGAAGTTCATGGAGATGCTCTCCAAGGACCTGGATTATTACGGCACGTTGCTGAAGAAACTGGCTCCCCCGCTTGTCACCCTGCTGTCGGCAGAGCCCGAGCTGCAGTATGTGGCGCTCCGCAACATCAACCTCATAGTGCAGAAAAG GCCTGAAATCCTGAAACACGAGATGAAAGTTTTCTTTGTGAAGTACAATGACCCGATCTACGTCAAATTGGAGAAACTGGACATCATGATCCGCCTTGCCTCCCAAGCCAATATTGCGCAG GTCCTTGCTGAGCTGAAGGAGTATGCGACAGAAGTGGATGTGGACTTTGTGAGGAAAGCCGTCCGAGCCATTGGCCGTTGTGCCATCAAGGTTGAG CAATCTGCCGAGCGTTGTGTGAGCACACTGCTTGACCTCATCCAAACCAAGGTCAACTATGTGGTGCAGGAGGCCATTGTTGTCATCAAGGACATTTTCCGCAAATACCCCAACAA GTATGAGAGTGTGATCGCCACCCTGTGTGAGAACTTGGACTCCCTGGATGAGCCAGAGGCCCGAGCTGCCATGATCTGGATTGTGGGAGAATACGCCGAGCGCATTGACAATGCGGATGAGTTGCTGGAGAGTTTCCTGGAGGGGTTCCATGATGAGAGCACTCAG GTGCAGCTGCAGTTGCTGACGGCCATCGTAAAGCTTTTCCTCAAGAAGCCCACCGAAACCCAGGAGCTGGTGCAGCAGGTTCTGAGTTTGGCTACACAG GACTCGGACAACCCTGACCTGAGAGACCGTGGCTACATCTACTGGCGTCTGCTTTCAACTGATCCCGTGGCAGCCAAGGAAGTGGTCCTGGCTGAGAAGCCCCTCATCTCCGAGGAGACAGACCTGATTGAACCCACTCTGCTGGACGAGCTGATCTGCTACATTGGCACGCTGGCCTCTGTCTATCACAAGCCCCCCAGCGCCTTTGTGGAGGGAAGCAGAGGCATTGTTCACAAGAACCTCCCGCCCCGTACAGGCTC AAGTGAGAGTGCAGAAAGCCCGGATGTTGCTCCTGTGGGGGCTCCACCTTCCGAGCAGCCTGCTGTCATCCCCACACAGGGTGACCTCTTGGGTGACCTACTGAATCTCGATCTTGGACCACCAGTGAGTGGCCCTCCAGTTGCCACGTCATCAGTGCAGATGGGAGCTGTGGACCTTCTGGGTGGTGGTCTGGACAGCCTG ATGGGTGGGCCCAGCTTTGCAGCTCCCAGTGCAGTCATGCCCCAAAACTTGGGGGCACCCCTTGGAGGCGGTTTGGGGGACCTCTTTGACCTGGCTGGCGGTGTGGGCACTTTGTCAGGATCTTACGTGGCTCCCAAAACT GTGTGGCTCCCAGCTGTGAAAGCCAAaggcctggagatttcagggaccTTCAGCCGCCAGGTGGGCTCCATCAGCATGGATCTGGTCCTAGCTAACAAGGCCCTGCAAGTCATGTCCGATTTTGCCATCCAGTTCAACCGGAACAG CTTTGGTTTGGCTCCCGCTGCTCCTCTTCAAGTCCATGCCCCTCTTGCCCCGAACCAGAGTGTGGAAATCTCCCTTCCCCTGAACACAGTTGGCTCAGTCATGAAGATGGATCCTCTTAATAACCTTCAG GTGGCCGTGAAAAACAACATAGATGTGTTCTATTTCAGCACCCTCTACCCTCTGCACATTCTCTTTGTGGAAGATGGGAAAATGG AGCGGCAGATGTTCCTGGCTACCTGGAAAGACATCCCAAATGAGAACGAAGCACAATTTCAGATAAAAGACTGTCCTCTCAACGCAG ATGCAGTTAGTAGCAAACTACAGGGCAGCAATATCTTCACCATAGCGAAGAGGAACGTGGAAGGCCAAGATATGCTGTACCAGTCGCTGAAGCTGACCAATGGAATCTGGGTCTTGGCAGAACTGCGAATCCAACCAGGGAATGCAAACTTCACG